The sequence below is a genomic window from Draconibacterium halophilum.
AGGCGGCTATAGTCATGTGATGAGCCTGCGAAAACCAGGCTTTGTTAAACATGGCTTTAACCGGATCGATGTTAATGGCTTGTCCATTCACCCAGTCGAAACCCGACGGAGCGTTCATCCATGCATTAGCTGAAACTACAAAAATTCCTGATAAAACACCGGAAATTCCAACTACCATTCCGGTGTAAAGATGTACCCATTTGTTTAGGCGTTTCCAGCCGTAAAGAAATAATCCCAGGGCAATGGCTTCTACAAAAAAAGCTGTTCCTTCCCACGAAAAAGGCATCCCGAAAATAGGTCCGGCATGCTCCATAAACGTGGGCCATAACATGCCCAGCTCAAACGATAATACAGTTCCTGAAACCGCTCCAACGGCAAAAAATATAGCTACACCTTTTGCCCATGCTTTTGCCAAATCAAGGTAAACCGGATTTTTTGTTCGCAGCCATTTCCACTCAGCAACAAACATAAACCAGGGCATTACCATTCCTATGCAGGCAAATACGATATGAAATCCTAACGAAACGGCCATTTGCATTCTGGCAGCCATAAATTCATCCATGTTTTATCCAGTTTTTCTGTTTTTATTGTATGCCATCCTTAACAACAATTACCTTTTGTAGTTCGAGGTTTTTTTTAGATTTCTGCATTCTATATAAGTATTCTGCCTCAAAATATTGATTGATTGTGATATAGAATAAAGTTCTGTCACAATTGTTATGCTAATTTAGAAAATAAAATCGACCGATAATAAAGATATTCGGTGTTTTTAATAAACTAAAGTTTAAAAAGTGCAGTATCAAAAGGAATTATTTAAACATCCGCGGAACCAGATGGAATTTCAGTTTGCCACTTCGTGCTTCTACTTGTTCCCAATTATCAACATCGAAATTTATTCCAACGGTTGATGTGGTGGGCATGTCGCTGAAAAATTCATCGAGTAAATTGCAGACATAGTAGTAAAATCCCGGATTATGACCAAAAAAGAATACGGTGTTGGAACTGGGAGGTAATTTGTGTATCAACTCCAAAAACTCGTGGGTGCTTAATCCATCGTAAATATCTTCAACAGTAATAATGTCTTGTCGTTTGAAATCAAGATTTTCGGCAAAGATCATGGCTGTTTTATATGCACGCTTGGCAGGACTTGAAATAATTGTATCTGGAATTACCCCTTGTTTTTTAAGATCCTTGCTTACCAGTTTTGCGTCGTTTTTACCACGTTCACGCAGGTCGCGTGTAAAATCATCTTCGTACCCGTAAGGTACAGCTTTGCCATGTCGTACGATTACTACTTGTTTCATCTGTATAGATTAAAGGCCGTTACCGTAATCAAACGGCAGCGGTCTGGTTCGTTTTTTTTATACCAGTTCGTAAACGTCAATACTAACTTCTCCCAATTCTCCAATTTTAGGAACGGTACTGGTAAAATGGGGTGTATTGTTGTGGTAGCTAATTGCTGCCTGATCTTTCCATTTCTCTATCAGGCAAAAGGTTAATGGATCGTCTACCTTTTTATGCAAAACATACTCAATATTTCCTTCCTCTGCACGCGATGCTTCTACCAATCCATCAATAAGTTTCATAAATGTTGATACCTGTGTTTTATCCACTATAAATTTAGCTACTATGGTAATCATAATTTCAGTTTTAGTTTGATGTTATAATATTTAATCTTCTATGCCAAAACGGAATTAAAAAAGAAAATTCTGCTTTTGAATAAGCTGTAGAAGTTGTCTTTAACAAATTTAACTTAATTTGTAGCAATAAGACAAATTTTAATGAAACGAATTGGACTGTTATCGGACACACATGGATTTATTCATGAACGAGTTTATACCTTTTTCGACAAGGTGGATGAAATATGGCATGCCGGCGATTTTGGAAATATTGAAACTGCTGACCAATTGGCTGCTTTTAAACCTTTGCGTGGTGTGTACGGAAATATCGACGGGCAGGATGTGCGTATAGTACATCCAATGCACCAACGGTTTAAATGCGAGGAGGTGGATGTTTGGATGACACACATTGGTGGTTATCCGGGACGTTATGAACGCTATGTAAAACCTGATATTTATAACAACTCCCCCGATTTGTTTATCAGTGGGCATTCGCATATTCTAAAAGTGATTTTCGATAAAAAGCTTAATTTTTTGCACATCAATCCAGGTGCTGCCGGTTACAAGGGCTTTCATAAAGTTTGCACTGCCTTGCGTTTTGTTATTGATGGGAAAGTGATTCGCGATCTTGAAATCTGGGAGCTTCCACGCCATG
It includes:
- a CDS encoding SixA phosphatase family protein, with translation MKQVVIVRHGKAVPYGYEDDFTRDLRERGKNDAKLVSKDLKKQGVIPDTIISSPAKRAYKTAMIFAENLDFKRQDIITVEDIYDGLSTHEFLELIHKLPPSSNTVFFFGHNPGFYYYVCNLLDEFFSDMPTTSTVGINFDVDNWEQVEARSGKLKFHLVPRMFK
- a CDS encoding putative quinol monooxygenase encodes the protein MITIVAKFIVDKTQVSTFMKLIDGLVEASRAEEGNIEYVLHKKVDDPLTFCLIEKWKDQAAISYHNNTPHFTSTVPKIGELGEVSIDVYELV
- a CDS encoding metallophosphoesterase family protein; this translates as MKRIGLLSDTHGFIHERVYTFFDKVDEIWHAGDFGNIETADQLAAFKPLRGVYGNIDGQDVRIVHPMHQRFKCEEVDVWMTHIGGYPGRYERYVKPDIYNNSPDLFISGHSHILKVIFDKKLNFLHINPGAAGYKGFHKVCTALRFVIDGKVIRDLEIWELPRHEAVPKV